A single genomic interval of Candidatus Poribacteria bacterium harbors:
- a CDS encoding SGNH/GDSL hydrolase family protein: MSNLLFESGDKVLFIGDSITDCGRRDAHAAPLGNGYVRKITELITAKYPERQITYVNKGIGGDIVEGLESRWDVDVIDEKPKWLSVKIGINNASRQHAEGVSTEDYLPVWEECYRRILTRAKTELEASLFLFEIFYIEEDVDAPRPLAVDAYNESIHRLAVEFDARLIPTNAAFDRAVAARPGALWTTQDGVHPNAEGHTLMALEFLKQAAW; this comes from the coding sequence GTGAGTAATTTATTATTTGAATCTGGAGATAAGGTGCTCTTTATCGGGGACAGCATTACGGATTGTGGGCGACGAGATGCGCATGCCGCTCCGTTGGGGAATGGCTACGTCCGCAAAATAACTGAACTTATCACCGCAAAATACCCAGAACGTCAGATCACTTATGTCAATAAAGGCATCGGTGGGGACATCGTTGAGGGTTTAGAAAGTCGGTGGGATGTTGATGTCATTGACGAAAAACCGAAATGGCTCTCGGTAAAGATTGGCATTAACAATGCGAGTCGGCAGCACGCGGAAGGCGTTTCGACAGAGGATTACTTGCCGGTTTGGGAAGAGTGTTATCGGCGGATTCTCACGCGTGCGAAAACCGAATTAGAAGCCTCACTTTTTCTATTTGAAATTTTTTATATTGAAGAAGATGTTGACGCGCCGCGTCCATTGGCTGTTGATGCTTATAATGAAAGTATTCACAGGCTCGCGGTGGAATTTGATGCAAGACTGATACCTACAAATGCCGCTTTTGACAGGGCAGTCGCCGCGCGTCCCGGCGCGCTCTGGACAACCCAAGATGGCGTTCATCCGAATGCAGAGGGGCATACTTTGATGGCGTTGGAATTCCTTAAGCAGGCGGCGTGGTAA